In Flexistipes sp., one DNA window encodes the following:
- a CDS encoding type II toxin-antitoxin system HicA family toxin encodes MITFLQQYGYREVRQTGSHIRLVSEYKQHKHKITIPNHKPIKIGTLNSIVNNVAEYVGKEKHVIINELNESL; translated from the coding sequence TTGATTACATTCCTGCAACAATACGGATATAGAGAAGTGAGGCAAACCGGAAGTCATATAAGGTTAGTTTCAGAATACAAACAACATAAACATAAAATAACAATTCCAAACCATAAACCAATAAAAATAGGTACTTTGAATAGCATTGTTAATAACGTAGCAGAATATGTGGGTAAAGAAAAACATGTTATTATCAATGAACTAAACGAGAGTCTTTAG